A single window of Rhodococcus jostii RHA1 DNA harbors:
- a CDS encoding helix-turn-helix domain-containing protein, whose protein sequence is METPVSTADRGWMELLLDDAPIDELDALRRTLIEESDASDRATVEREANAALRLRAQLDQRQQRSRELAALNDIAARLTTVRYDRVLLQEVVDQARQLLGVDLAYMGSVYDEEFVIEVTSGALTPNLVGIRLSLDEGLVGLIVRRSTPEWTPDYQSEPAFRHITGADSAARSENMRGLLGVPLRVADRVIGALFACKRQERAFTESEIALLSALAAHAAIAIENVRSLERERDTVARLESVNAELSQRTTELEQILQWDRTLTQVVLLGAGVQRLVQEVAQLSRQPAYFVQDVTELPVDLMPHADDVSAAVRELRAGGKDHAERGEVIAQRVAAAGEMLGALLSVGAGQPTTRLLLERAAPAIALSLAEERAAGEATRRARDAFLVDLLTHPAATAQDERRQLRLAGLNPDTTYCVAVAIATGQDTVRTALGTLPFPSGTVAAEHGSRALAVVPAKDSASVQAVFTAGRLDATIGIAEPARGAKALARAYVEAQQTVDVLDTLGRAGEVSSARGLGIYRILLSHMAREHLDELTEAQLGPLMAEQAKRGVPLLETLSEYLAHGRHHSATASSLGVHVNTLYQRLDAIDRLLGPDWRDPDKALDLQVLMRLRRTAELLGARTR, encoded by the coding sequence ATGGAGACACCAGTGAGTACTGCCGATCGCGGCTGGATGGAACTGCTGCTCGACGACGCACCCATCGACGAACTCGATGCCCTCCGGCGCACGTTGATCGAGGAATCCGACGCGTCCGACAGGGCCACGGTCGAACGCGAAGCCAACGCCGCACTCCGGCTCCGGGCGCAGCTCGATCAGCGCCAACAGCGCAGTAGGGAGTTGGCGGCGCTCAACGACATCGCCGCCCGATTGACGACGGTTCGCTACGACCGGGTGTTGCTGCAGGAAGTGGTCGATCAGGCGAGGCAACTGCTCGGAGTGGATCTCGCCTACATGGGATCGGTGTACGACGAGGAATTCGTCATCGAGGTCACCAGCGGGGCCCTGACCCCGAACCTCGTCGGAATCCGGTTGTCCCTGGACGAAGGACTCGTGGGCCTGATCGTCCGCAGGTCCACGCCGGAGTGGACGCCCGACTACCAGAGCGAACCGGCGTTCCGGCACATCACCGGAGCCGACAGCGCAGCGCGGTCGGAGAACATGCGCGGCCTGCTCGGGGTGCCCCTGCGCGTCGCCGATCGCGTCATCGGCGCACTGTTCGCGTGCAAGCGTCAGGAACGGGCCTTCACCGAATCCGAGATCGCGCTGCTGTCGGCGCTGGCAGCCCATGCGGCGATCGCGATCGAGAACGTTCGCTCGTTGGAACGCGAACGAGACACCGTCGCACGGCTCGAATCGGTGAACGCCGAATTATCGCAGCGCACAACCGAGCTCGAACAGATACTGCAATGGGATCGGACGCTGACTCAGGTGGTGCTGCTCGGCGCCGGGGTGCAGCGTCTGGTGCAGGAGGTCGCCCAGCTCTCCCGGCAACCGGCCTATTTCGTACAGGATGTAACCGAGTTGCCCGTGGACCTGATGCCGCATGCCGATGATGTGTCGGCGGCGGTCCGTGAGCTGCGCGCGGGCGGGAAGGACCACGCCGAACGCGGCGAGGTGATCGCGCAGCGTGTCGCGGCTGCCGGCGAGATGCTCGGCGCGCTCCTGTCCGTGGGAGCCGGGCAGCCGACCACTCGTCTCCTGCTCGAACGCGCGGCACCCGCGATCGCGCTGTCTCTCGCCGAGGAACGTGCGGCGGGGGAGGCGACGCGCCGCGCACGGGATGCGTTTCTCGTCGATCTGCTGACCCATCCCGCCGCCACCGCACAGGACGAGCGCCGCCAATTGCGGTTGGCCGGACTCAACCCCGACACGACGTACTGCGTCGCCGTGGCGATCGCCACGGGCCAGGACACGGTCCGCACCGCTCTCGGGACATTACCCTTCCCCTCGGGAACCGTTGCAGCGGAACATGGCTCCCGCGCGCTGGCGGTCGTGCCCGCCAAGGATTCTGCCTCCGTCCAGGCGGTGTTCACCGCCGGACGGCTCGACGCGACGATCGGTATCGCGGAGCCCGCGCGTGGTGCGAAGGCACTCGCGCGTGCCTACGTCGAAGCCCAGCAGACCGTCGATGTGCTCGACACATTGGGACGCGCGGGTGAGGTCTCGTCCGCGCGCGGTCTGGGCATCTACCGGATCCTGCTGAGCCACATGGCGCGCGAGCACCTCGACGAACTGACCGAAGCTCAACTGGGCCCGCTGATGGCGGAGCAGGCCAAACGCGGAGTGCCACTGCTGGAAACACTGTCGGAGTATCTGGCTCACGGCCGTCACCATTCGGCGACCGCGTCGAGTCTCGGCGTGCACGTCAACACCCTCTACCAGCGTCTCGACGCGATCGACCGCCTCCTCGGCCCGGACTGGCGCGACCCCGACAAAGCTCTCGATCTGCAGGTGCTGATGCGGTTGCGGAGAACGGCGGAACTACTCGGCGCACGAACTCGGTGA
- a CDS encoding TetR/AcrR family transcriptional regulator: protein MEQPTRPGFATRRRTQLFDALVDLILVEGFAHLTLDEIANRLRCSKSTLYTLAGSKEQLVRAATVHFFRRATDDVESHIEPIAGARERITAYLSAVGTALSAASDQFMADLDAFPPAREVYERNTQFAAGRVQELITEGVAGGDFRDVHAAFAADLAATMMVRIQQRGVRDSTGLDDAHAYAELAAILTGGISA from the coding sequence ATGGAGCAGCCCACCCGACCCGGTTTCGCCACCCGACGGCGCACCCAGCTCTTCGACGCCCTCGTCGACCTGATCCTGGTCGAGGGGTTCGCCCACCTCACGCTCGACGAGATCGCGAACCGGCTGCGCTGTTCGAAGTCGACGCTGTACACCCTCGCCGGCAGCAAAGAGCAGCTGGTCCGGGCCGCCACCGTGCACTTCTTCCGCCGCGCGACCGACGACGTCGAGTCGCACATCGAGCCGATCGCCGGGGCCCGCGAGCGGATCACCGCCTACCTGTCGGCCGTGGGCACCGCCCTCTCGGCCGCATCCGACCAGTTCATGGCCGACCTCGACGCCTTCCCGCCGGCACGCGAGGTGTACGAACGGAACACCCAGTTCGCGGCCGGTCGAGTCCAGGAGCTGATCACCGAAGGCGTCGCCGGCGGGGACTTCCGCGACGTGCACGCCGCCTTCGCCGCCGACCTCGCCGCCACCATGATGGTCCGCATCCAGCAACGCGGGGTCCGCGACAGCACCGGACTCGACGACGCACACGCCTACGCCGAACTCGCCGCCATCCTCACGGGCGGCATCAGCGCCTGA
- a CDS encoding acyl-CoA dehydrogenase family protein translates to MAVDRLLPTDEARDLIQLTRDVADKVLTPIVDEHEKSETYPEGVFATLGEAGLLSLPYPEEWGGGAQPYEVYLQVLEEIAARWASVAVAVSVHSLACHPLMAFGTDEQKQQWLPEMLGGNTIGAYSLSEPQAGSDAAALTCKASATEGGYVVNGAKAWITHGGIADFYNLFARTGEGSKGISCFLVPKDTEGLTFGKPEEKMGLHAVPTTSAHYDDAFVPAERRIGAEGQGLQIAFSALDSGRLGIAAVAVGLAQAALDEAVAYAQERTAFGKKIIDHQGLGFLLADMAAAVDSARATYIDAARRRDAGLPYSRNASVAKLVATDAAMKVTTDAVQVLGGYGYTRDFRVERYMREAKITQIFEGTNQIQRLVISRTLAAN, encoded by the coding sequence GTGGCCGTCGATCGCTTGCTGCCTACTGACGAAGCCCGTGACCTGATCCAGCTCACGCGTGACGTCGCCGACAAGGTCCTGACGCCGATCGTCGACGAGCACGAGAAGTCGGAGACCTACCCCGAAGGCGTGTTCGCCACCCTCGGCGAGGCCGGACTGCTGAGCCTGCCGTACCCGGAGGAGTGGGGCGGCGGCGCGCAGCCGTACGAGGTGTACTTGCAGGTGCTCGAGGAGATCGCCGCCCGCTGGGCATCGGTCGCGGTCGCGGTCAGCGTCCACAGCCTTGCCTGCCACCCACTGATGGCGTTCGGCACGGACGAGCAGAAGCAGCAGTGGCTCCCGGAGATGCTCGGCGGCAACACCATCGGCGCCTACAGCCTGTCCGAGCCGCAGGCCGGATCCGACGCCGCCGCACTGACCTGCAAGGCCTCCGCAACCGAGGGCGGGTACGTCGTCAACGGCGCGAAGGCGTGGATCACCCACGGCGGCATCGCCGATTTCTACAACCTCTTCGCCCGCACCGGTGAGGGATCGAAGGGGATCTCCTGCTTCCTGGTCCCGAAGGACACCGAGGGCCTGACGTTCGGCAAGCCCGAGGAGAAGATGGGCCTGCACGCCGTGCCGACAACGTCCGCGCACTACGACGACGCCTTCGTGCCCGCGGAACGACGTATCGGCGCGGAAGGGCAGGGTCTGCAGATCGCGTTCAGCGCACTCGATTCCGGCCGGCTTGGCATCGCCGCGGTCGCCGTCGGGCTCGCGCAGGCCGCCCTCGACGAGGCCGTCGCCTACGCCCAGGAGCGGACTGCGTTCGGCAAGAAGATCATCGACCATCAGGGACTCGGCTTCCTGCTGGCCGACATGGCCGCCGCCGTCGACTCCGCGCGCGCCACCTACATCGACGCGGCCCGTCGCCGCGACGCCGGCCTGCCGTACTCCCGCAACGCGTCCGTCGCCAAGCTCGTCGCCACCGACGCCGCCATGAAGGTCACCACCGACGCCGTCCAGGTGCTCGGCGGCTACGGCTACACCCGCGACTTCCGCGTCGAGCGGTACATGCGGGAAGCGAAGATCACGCAGATCTTCGAGGGCACCAACCAGATTCAACGCCTGGTCATCAGCCGCACCCTCGCCGCGAACTGA
- a CDS encoding acetyl-CoA C-acetyltransferase translates to MPTSVIVAGARTPIGRLQGSLAGFSGADLGGIAIEAALGKAGVAPDRVQYAIMGQVLTAGAGQMPARQAAAKAGIPMSTPSLNINKVCLSGVESIILADQFIRSGAFDVIVAGGMESMSQAPHLLPGSRGGFKYGDVTLVDHMALDGLHDAFTDQPMGLLTEAGNDRDVIAREDQDAFAARSHQLAAKAWDNGIFDDEVVPVEIPARRGESTWLRRDEGIRPDTTAETLARLRGAFRDGGTVTAGNASTINDGACAVVVMSKERAEAEGLTWLAEIGEHGMVAGPDSGLQFQPSGAIAKACDAAGIAPAELDLIEINEAFAAVGIASTRELGVDPDRVNVNGGAIALGHPIGMSGARITLHLALELQRRGGGIGAVALCGGGGQGDALILRVP, encoded by the coding sequence ATGCCCACCTCTGTGATCGTCGCCGGCGCCCGCACCCCGATCGGCCGCCTGCAGGGTTCCCTCGCCGGGTTCTCCGGCGCCGACCTCGGCGGAATTGCCATCGAGGCGGCGCTCGGCAAGGCCGGTGTGGCCCCGGACCGGGTGCAGTACGCCATCATGGGGCAGGTCCTCACGGCCGGCGCCGGGCAGATGCCCGCCCGGCAGGCCGCCGCGAAGGCCGGCATCCCAATGAGCACCCCGTCACTGAACATCAACAAGGTGTGCCTGTCGGGGGTCGAGTCGATCATCCTCGCCGACCAATTCATCCGGTCCGGCGCATTCGACGTGATCGTCGCCGGCGGCATGGAGTCGATGAGCCAGGCACCGCACCTGCTGCCCGGTTCACGCGGCGGTTTCAAGTACGGCGACGTCACCCTCGTCGACCACATGGCCCTCGACGGGTTGCACGACGCGTTCACCGATCAGCCGATGGGGCTGCTCACCGAGGCCGGCAACGACAGGGACGTCATCGCCCGCGAGGACCAGGACGCGTTCGCGGCCCGCTCGCACCAGTTGGCGGCCAAGGCCTGGGACAACGGAATCTTCGACGACGAGGTCGTGCCCGTCGAGATCCCCGCCCGCCGCGGTGAGAGCACCTGGCTGCGCCGCGACGAGGGCATCCGCCCCGACACCACCGCCGAAACCCTGGCGCGGTTGCGTGGCGCGTTCCGGGACGGTGGCACGGTCACCGCGGGGAACGCGTCGACGATCAACGACGGCGCCTGCGCGGTGGTGGTGATGAGCAAGGAACGCGCCGAGGCCGAAGGGCTGACCTGGCTGGCGGAGATCGGCGAGCACGGCATGGTCGCCGGCCCGGATTCGGGTCTGCAGTTCCAGCCGTCCGGTGCCATCGCGAAAGCGTGTGATGCAGCCGGTATCGCGCCTGCCGAGTTGGATCTGATCGAGATCAACGAGGCGTTCGCCGCGGTCGGGATCGCCTCCACCCGCGAACTCGGCGTCGACCCCGACCGGGTCAACGTCAACGGCGGTGCGATTGCCCTCGGTCATCCGATCGGGATGTCCGGCGCCCGCATCACCCTGCACCTCGCGCTCGAGTTGCAGCGCCGCGGCGGCGGCATCGGCGCCGTCGCCCTCTGCGGCGGCGGCGGACAGGGCGACGCCCTGATCCTGCGCGTCCCCTGA
- a CDS encoding SDR family NAD(P)-dependent oxidoreductase codes for MKIDGAVAVVTGGASGLGNATARALHERGAQVVLLDLPSSDGEVAAKEIGKGAYFTAADVTSAGDVTSAIDFAASLGDLRVVVNCAGIATPGKVLGKAGVLPLADFERVVRINLVGTFNVLRLAAEKIAQTEPVDGERGVIIDTASVAAFDGQIGQPAYAASKGGVAAMTLPIARELARHLIRVVTIAPGIFETPMMAGLPEEAQKSLGQQVPHPSRLGKATEYAALAAHIIDNAMLNGETIRLDGAIRMGPR; via the coding sequence GTGAAGATCGATGGAGCCGTCGCTGTCGTCACCGGCGGAGCATCCGGACTCGGTAACGCCACCGCCAGGGCCCTGCACGAGCGCGGCGCCCAGGTCGTGCTGCTCGACCTTCCGTCGTCCGACGGGGAAGTGGCCGCCAAGGAGATCGGGAAGGGCGCCTACTTCACGGCCGCCGACGTCACCTCCGCCGGTGACGTCACGTCCGCGATCGACTTCGCCGCGTCGCTCGGCGACCTCCGCGTGGTGGTCAACTGCGCCGGAATTGCTACGCCCGGCAAGGTTCTCGGCAAGGCCGGCGTCCTTCCCCTCGCGGACTTCGAACGCGTCGTCCGCATCAACCTCGTCGGCACCTTCAACGTCCTGCGCCTCGCCGCCGAGAAGATCGCCCAGACCGAACCCGTCGACGGGGAACGCGGCGTCATCATCGACACCGCCTCCGTCGCCGCATTCGACGGCCAGATCGGTCAGCCCGCCTACGCGGCGTCCAAGGGCGGCGTCGCCGCCATGACGCTGCCGATCGCCCGCGAACTGGCCCGCCACCTCATCCGCGTCGTCACCATCGCACCCGGAATCTTCGAAACGCCCATGATGGCCGGACTTCCCGAGGAAGCGCAGAAGTCCCTCGGACAGCAGGTGCCGCACCCCTCCCGGCTCGGCAAGGCCACCGAATACGCCGCCCTCGCCGCGCACATCATCGACAACGCCATGCTCAACGGCGAAACCATCCGCCTCGACGGAGCCATCCGCATGGGTCCCAGGTAG
- a CDS encoding HNH endonuclease, which translates to MDRTARLALAVDRQGGRCLWCGRRFGPLIPPTTEHLVPRLKGGPSIAANEAAACPRCNADRGHTGPVDWLAQCRNRHGWAPQASLLATLLNTLDAELDNVGGHRRAKRYLSGQLRRCRSDHID; encoded by the coding sequence GTGGACCGCACCGCCCGACTCGCCCTCGCCGTCGACAGACAGGGCGGACGATGCCTGTGGTGCGGTCGTCGTTTCGGACCGTTGATTCCGCCGACCACCGAACACCTCGTGCCACGACTCAAGGGCGGGCCCAGCATCGCAGCCAACGAGGCCGCCGCGTGTCCGCGGTGCAACGCGGACCGCGGCCACACCGGTCCGGTCGACTGGCTCGCGCAGTGCCGGAACCGACACGGTTGGGCCCCGCAGGCAAGCCTGCTCGCGACACTCCTGAACACGTTGGACGCCGAACTCGACAACGTGGGTGGGCATCGCCGCGCCAAGCGGTACCTGTCCGGCCAACTGCGGCGCTGCCGGAGCGATCACATCGACTGA
- a CDS encoding DUF998 domain-containing protein translates to MFTAAAWSTPYSFAQDSISSLGVTTCEVGSCSPLHDVMNSAFVALGVLTLLGALFLHRHIRSGREKKWILSLAVIIAVSTAATGLFPANDGTIIHWSAVLPGFVARHVVLVLIAWHMWHEKRLVALWSALCALVGLVGAGLMLGQALHFGLGERLALYPLPMWMAVTGMAVLMGLARRTVFRNVEFSLRAFHPRTAISRAWTRPRYLRRRADARMSDGAVTAGGGASGRSVR, encoded by the coding sequence GTGTTCACCGCGGCGGCGTGGAGCACGCCTTACAGCTTCGCGCAGGACTCGATCAGCTCCCTGGGCGTGACGACCTGCGAAGTCGGATCGTGCTCACCGCTGCACGACGTCATGAATTCGGCGTTCGTCGCGCTCGGCGTGCTCACACTCCTCGGTGCACTGTTTCTTCATCGGCACATCAGAAGTGGCCGGGAGAAGAAGTGGATACTCTCGCTTGCCGTGATCATCGCGGTGAGCACCGCCGCCACCGGTCTGTTTCCGGCGAACGATGGAACGATCATCCACTGGTCGGCCGTGTTGCCGGGCTTCGTGGCGCGCCACGTGGTGCTCGTGCTCATCGCCTGGCATATGTGGCACGAGAAGCGGCTGGTCGCCCTGTGGTCCGCGCTGTGCGCACTCGTGGGCCTGGTCGGCGCCGGCCTCATGCTGGGTCAGGCGCTGCATTTCGGCCTGGGGGAGCGTCTCGCTCTCTACCCGTTACCGATGTGGATGGCCGTGACCGGCATGGCGGTACTGATGGGGCTGGCGCGCCGCACGGTGTTCCGCAATGTCGAGTTCTCGCTGCGCGCTTTCCACCCGCGCACCGCTATTTCGCGGGCGTGGACTCGGCCACGATACCTTCGTCGACGAGCTGACGCACGGATGTCCGACGGCGCCGTGACTGCGGGCGGTGGGGCGTCCGGACGCTCAGTGCGGTGA
- a CDS encoding CsbD family protein → MNEQNTSGQARKGLLDSVKGKVKEVAGAVTGNDSLATEGQLQQAQAQQRREANSAEAVARAETSQAAEELGEVRRESAEERAAIGAETAAAEEAARNRQHAEHQAAEQNQHRQVAQEQSRAAADARDEAARAETAARAKTAAAAEEAVDATDEHRRAVREANAARDEAERVRRAAEGLTGDAGLS, encoded by the coding sequence ATGAATGAGCAGAACACGTCCGGACAAGCGCGCAAGGGTCTCCTCGACTCGGTCAAGGGCAAGGTGAAGGAAGTGGCCGGGGCAGTGACCGGCAACGACTCGCTGGCCACCGAAGGACAGTTGCAACAGGCGCAGGCGCAGCAACGTAGAGAGGCGAACAGCGCCGAGGCCGTGGCCCGCGCGGAAACCTCGCAGGCCGCAGAGGAACTCGGTGAGGTGCGTCGCGAGAGTGCCGAGGAACGCGCTGCGATCGGTGCGGAGACGGCGGCCGCCGAAGAAGCTGCCCGGAACCGGCAGCACGCCGAGCACCAGGCAGCGGAGCAGAACCAGCACCGCCAGGTCGCGCAGGAGCAGTCCCGCGCGGCGGCTGACGCCCGCGACGAAGCGGCCCGCGCGGAAACCGCCGCACGAGCGAAGACGGCAGCTGCCGCCGAAGAAGCCGTCGACGCCACCGACGAACACCGGCGGGCGGTGCGTGAGGCGAACGCCGCCCGCGACGAGGCGGAACGAGTTCGGCGCGCCGCCGAGGGCCTCACCGGCGACGCCGGCCTGTCCTGA
- a CDS encoding TetR/AcrR family transcriptional regulator C-terminal domain-containing protein → MSARTDSDESNTPKDRPRMRTRLTRLTTEQVLATALEIVDRESVDALSMRRLAQALDRDAMSVYRYAENKAALLDGVVELVLRELVIDPDAQDWTQELRLLAHRYRDLALAHPNVVPLLVTRPLATPLGLRPLGTLRPLEDFLELLIRAGFSPPIALRSYRLFFGFLQGHILDELQELIEDPEESEDVLRLGLHRLPRSKFPRLRSLASELADYDGAQLLDEGLDVTIGGLETLFQTTTSATGT, encoded by the coding sequence ATGAGTGCGCGCACGGACTCGGACGAGTCGAATACCCCGAAGGACCGTCCCCGGATGCGAACTCGTCTGACCCGCTTGACCACCGAGCAGGTGCTGGCCACCGCCCTCGAGATCGTCGACCGCGAGAGCGTCGATGCCCTCTCGATGCGCCGGTTGGCGCAGGCACTCGACCGGGACGCGATGAGTGTGTACCGCTACGCGGAGAACAAGGCCGCACTTCTCGACGGTGTCGTCGAACTGGTACTCCGGGAACTCGTCATCGACCCGGACGCGCAGGACTGGACGCAGGAATTGCGGTTACTTGCCCACCGCTACCGTGACCTCGCACTCGCGCACCCCAATGTCGTTCCACTACTGGTGACCCGCCCCCTCGCGACACCACTGGGCTTACGACCCCTGGGCACGCTGCGTCCGCTCGAGGACTTCCTCGAACTGCTCATCCGGGCCGGCTTCTCCCCACCGATTGCGTTGCGCTCCTACCGGCTGTTCTTCGGATTCCTGCAAGGGCACATTCTCGACGAACTCCAGGAACTGATCGAGGACCCAGAAGAGTCGGAGGATGTTCTCCGGCTCGGACTGCACCGCCTGCCGCGCAGCAAATTCCCCCGGTTACGCTCTCTCGCTTCCGAACTCGCCGACTACGACGGTGCGCAACTTCTCGACGAGGGCCTCGATGTCACCATCGGCGGCCTCGAGACCCTCTTCCAGACCACCACCTCCGCAACCGGCACATGA
- a CDS encoding PAS and ANTAR domain-containing protein produces the protein MGVAVDRDELLGANAPPQGGSFRFYLDGERWEWSDSVARMHGYQPGEVIPTNEILLSHKHPDDQSQVAALFDKMIHAGEPFSSKHRIIDTDRRIHHVIVVGDRMLDENGQVIGTSGYYIDVTETLETDLREFNEALTEAVAGLEKSRAVIEQAKGALMLVYGISSERAFGILTWRSQETNIKLHTLAERFVGALAAEATLPASFRARFDHLLLTAHEYPDEQADHPA, from the coding sequence GTGGGCGTGGCTGTGGACAGAGATGAGCTCCTCGGCGCGAATGCACCGCCACAGGGCGGAAGTTTCCGGTTCTACCTCGACGGCGAGCGCTGGGAATGGTCCGACTCCGTTGCCCGGATGCACGGCTACCAACCGGGTGAGGTCATCCCCACCAACGAAATTCTGCTCTCCCACAAGCATCCAGACGATCAATCACAGGTTGCTGCACTTTTCGACAAGATGATCCATGCCGGCGAACCGTTCAGCAGCAAGCACCGCATCATCGATACCGACCGCCGCATCCACCACGTCATCGTGGTCGGCGATCGAATGCTCGACGAGAACGGCCAGGTCATCGGCACATCCGGGTACTACATCGACGTCACCGAAACATTGGAGACCGACCTCAGGGAATTCAACGAGGCGCTCACCGAGGCCGTCGCCGGACTCGAGAAATCGCGGGCGGTGATCGAGCAGGCGAAGGGTGCTCTCATGCTCGTCTACGGCATCTCCTCCGAGCGTGCCTTCGGCATCCTCACCTGGCGCTCACAGGAGACGAACATCAAACTTCACACCCTGGCCGAGCGCTTCGTCGGGGCCCTCGCCGCCGAGGCGACCCTCCCGGCGTCGTTTCGCGCCCGGTTCGACCACCTGCTCCTGACCGCACACGAATACCCCGACGAACAGGCGGACCACCCGGCCTGA
- a CDS encoding Lsr2 family DNA-binding protein, translated as MKTRGQLVVAVGAGFLLGRRTAKLASSPEVAKLIETIRGDLMSSAKAAAVTAVSSRIDSLSSRLQSSGENPVGGVGQVADTKRRSSETRDSHPAEPEESAGEEQAEETGVTDEDGTEPPQQEEQPRRPPRVRRTRDASTAKEIREWAVQQGLEISSHGRIPANIEHAFRDAH; from the coding sequence ATGAAGACCAGAGGTCAATTGGTGGTAGCCGTCGGCGCGGGATTTCTCCTGGGGCGGAGGACCGCGAAGCTCGCGAGTTCCCCGGAAGTCGCCAAACTGATCGAGACCATTCGGGGAGACCTGATGAGCTCCGCGAAAGCCGCGGCGGTCACCGCGGTCAGCTCGCGTATCGATTCGCTGAGCAGCCGGCTCCAGTCGAGCGGCGAGAACCCGGTGGGCGGCGTGGGCCAGGTGGCCGACACCAAGCGGAGGTCGAGCGAGACCCGCGACAGCCACCCCGCCGAGCCGGAAGAGAGTGCAGGAGAGGAGCAGGCCGAGGAGACGGGCGTTACCGACGAAGACGGCACCGAACCGCCGCAACAGGAGGAACAGCCGAGGCGCCCTCCCCGCGTCAGACGGACCCGGGACGCAAGCACAGCCAAGGAAATTCGGGAGTGGGCCGTTCAGCAGGGACTCGAGATCTCCTCGCACGGCCGCATACCTGCGAACATCGAGCACGCTTTCCGCGACGCCCACTGA
- the gvpJ gene encoding gas vesicle protein GvpJ: MTLSSGDSGRLPQSPAGGMGGGHQSTNLGEILERVLDKGLVIAGDIQVNLVDIELLTIKVRLVIASLETAKEVGINWWENDPWLTGKSSDLELENRKLKERIAALESDRSIHLEVESGTPMEVAGRRRGDNGDE; this comes from the coding sequence ATGACCTTGTCCAGTGGCGACTCCGGGCGTCTCCCGCAGAGCCCCGCCGGTGGCATGGGCGGCGGGCACCAGTCGACGAATCTCGGGGAAATCCTCGAGCGGGTACTCGACAAGGGCCTGGTGATCGCCGGGGACATTCAGGTCAACCTCGTCGACATCGAACTGCTGACGATCAAGGTGCGGTTGGTCATCGCCTCGCTGGAGACGGCGAAGGAGGTCGGGATCAACTGGTGGGAGAACGATCCCTGGCTGACCGGCAAGAGCAGTGACCTCGAACTCGAGAATCGAAAGCTGAAGGAGCGGATAGCCGCACTCGAGTCCGACCGGTCGATACATCTCGAGGTGGAGTCGGGTACGCCGATGGAGGTGGCGGGCAGGCGGCGAGGCGATAACGGTGACGAGTAA
- a CDS encoding gas vesicle protein: MAQEQPPTLPAQDIAEVAVRDITQLTGKKPLGATSVMPTDDGWTVEVEVVEDRRIPSSTDLLALYEVVLELDGELLAYHRTRRYGRGACDSTGGQS, translated from the coding sequence ATGGCGCAGGAGCAGCCACCGACACTGCCGGCGCAGGACATCGCCGAGGTCGCGGTGCGGGACATCACCCAGCTGACGGGCAAGAAGCCGCTCGGTGCGACGTCGGTGATGCCGACCGACGACGGGTGGACCGTGGAAGTGGAAGTGGTCGAGGATCGGCGCATCCCGTCCTCGACCGACCTGCTCGCCCTGTACGAAGTGGTGTTGGAGCTGGATGGAGAGTTGTTGGCCTACCACAGAACCCGGCGCTACGGCCGCGGCGCCTGCGACAGCACGGGCGGGCAGTCATGA